One window of Microcoleus sp. FACHB-831 genomic DNA carries:
- the grxC gene encoding glutaredoxin 3, translated as MLNFLNPLLGRHPERIKANVEIYTWQTCPFCIRAKMLLSWKGVKFTEYKIDGDEAARAKMSERANGRRSVPQIFINNQHVGGCDDIYALDTKGQLDPLLAEAALT; from the coding sequence ATGCTGAACTTTCTCAACCCTCTCTTAGGTCGTCATCCAGAGCGTATCAAAGCCAATGTAGAAATTTACACTTGGCAAACTTGCCCTTTCTGCATTCGGGCAAAAATGTTGCTGTCGTGGAAAGGCGTTAAGTTCACGGAATATAAAATTGATGGCGATGAAGCAGCTAGGGCTAAAATGTCTGAACGTGCCAACGGACGCCGCAGCGTGCCCCAGATTTTTATCAACAATCAGCACGTTGGTGGGTGTGACGATATTTATGCGTTGGATACAAAAGGCCAGCTAGATCCGCTGCTAGCCGAAGCAGCTTTAACCTAG
- the tadA gene encoding tRNA adenosine(34) deaminase TadA yields the protein MTVNDPGYLIHQQWMSRALELARLAGEAGEVPVAAVIVDANGNAIACAENRKERDNDPTAHAEILAIRAAGKALKNWHLGQCTLYVTLEPCPMCAGAIVLARLKLLVYGADDPKTGAIRTVANIPDSACSNHRLPVLGGILESACRQQLQSWFAYRRQK from the coding sequence ATGACAGTTAACGATCCAGGATATCTAATTCACCAACAATGGATGAGTCGTGCCTTAGAACTTGCAAGATTGGCAGGAGAAGCGGGTGAAGTTCCAGTTGCTGCGGTAATTGTTGATGCTAATGGTAACGCGATCGCTTGCGCCGAAAATCGCAAAGAACGCGACAACGACCCTACAGCACACGCTGAAATCTTGGCCATCAGAGCAGCGGGAAAAGCACTGAAAAACTGGCACCTGGGCCAATGCACTCTCTACGTCACCCTGGAACCTTGCCCGATGTGCGCTGGTGCAATAGTTTTAGCTAGGCTTAAACTTCTCGTTTACGGTGCAGACGATCCAAAAACTGGCGCAATTCGTACTGTTGCTAATATTCCCGATAGCGCCTGCTCTAATCATCGCTTGCCAGTTCTTGGCGGTATCCTAGAATCCGCCTGTCGCCAACAACTGCAATCGTGGTTCGCCTATAGAAGGCAAAAGTAA
- a CDS encoding amino acid ABC transporter ATP-binding protein, translating into MRSNEDYNAAVKVENLHKSFGNLKVLQGISTEIGHGEVVAIIGPSGSGKSTFLRCMNLLEIPTSGKIYIQGSDITSRKTNIMKIRQNVGMVFQHFHLFPHMTVLKNVTYAPIKVKHLSPEQARQEGLELLSKVGLGEKADVYPSKLSGGQKQRVAIARSLAMKPDIMLFDEPTSALDPEMVKEVLEVMKDLTKTGITMAIVTHEMGFAREVANRILFLDKGNLAEDSPPSEFFTNPKCDRAKQFLEKML; encoded by the coding sequence ATGCGCTCGAACGAAGATTACAACGCAGCAGTTAAGGTTGAAAATTTGCATAAATCCTTTGGCAACCTTAAGGTGCTGCAAGGAATTTCGACTGAAATTGGGCACGGTGAAGTTGTAGCGATTATTGGCCCTTCTGGGTCGGGTAAATCAACTTTTCTGCGCTGCATGAATTTACTGGAAATACCGACTTCGGGAAAGATTTATATCCAGGGATCTGATATTACATCCCGAAAAACAAACATTATGAAGATTCGTCAGAATGTTGGGATGGTGTTTCAACATTTCCATCTGTTTCCGCACATGACCGTCCTGAAAAACGTCACCTATGCGCCAATAAAGGTGAAGCACCTTTCTCCGGAACAGGCGCGGCAAGAAGGCTTGGAATTGCTGTCAAAAGTTGGTTTGGGGGAAAAGGCGGATGTTTATCCTTCTAAATTGTCGGGGGGACAGAAGCAGCGTGTTGCGATCGCTCGTTCTTTGGCGATGAAGCCGGATATCATGTTGTTTGATGAACCAACTTCAGCACTCGATCCAGAAATGGTTAAAGAAGTTTTGGAGGTGATGAAAGACCTTACCAAAACTGGCATCACGATGGCAATTGTGACGCATGAAATGGGGTTTGCGCGAGAAGTTGCCAATCGCATTTTATTTTTGGATAAGGGAAATTTGGCTGAAGATTCGCCGCCTAGCGAGTTCTTTACTAACCCGAAGTGCGATCGCGCCAAACAATTCCTTGAAAAAATGTTGTAA
- the glpX gene encoding class II fructose-bisphosphatase, whose product MENTLGLEIIEVVEQAAMASARWMGKGEKNIADQVAVEAMRERMNKIYMRGRIVIGEGERDDAPMLYIGEEVGICTREDAKTFCNPDELVEIDIAVDPCEGTNLVAYGQNGSMAVLAISEKGGLFAAPDFYMKKLAAPPAAKNHVDINKSATENLKILSDCLNRSIEELVVVVMDRPRHKELIQEIRQAGARVRLISDGDVSAAICCGFAGTNIHALMGIGAAPEGVISAAAMRCLGGHFQGQLIYDPEVVKTGLIGESKESNIARLTSMGITSPDKVYNAEELACGNTVLFAACGITPGTLMEGVRFFSGGARTQSLVISSQSQTARFVDTIHMFEKPKSLQLR is encoded by the coding sequence GTGGAAAATACACTCGGTTTAGAAATCATAGAGGTTGTAGAACAAGCCGCGATGGCATCCGCACGGTGGATGGGGAAAGGCGAAAAAAACATCGCTGACCAAGTAGCCGTAGAAGCTATGCGGGAGCGGATGAATAAAATCTATATGCGGGGTCGCATCGTCATCGGCGAAGGCGAAAGAGACGACGCCCCCATGCTCTACATCGGCGAAGAAGTCGGTATATGTACCCGTGAAGACGCCAAAACTTTCTGCAACCCAGACGAACTGGTTGAAATTGACATCGCAGTTGACCCCTGCGAAGGTACAAACCTGGTTGCCTACGGTCAAAATGGTTCAATGGCAGTATTAGCCATTTCCGAAAAAGGCGGTCTATTTGCCGCGCCTGACTTCTACATGAAAAAACTCGCTGCACCCCCAGCAGCTAAAAATCATGTAGATATCAACAAGTCAGCTACCGAAAACCTCAAAATTTTGTCCGATTGTCTAAATCGCTCTATTGAGGAACTGGTAGTAGTGGTGATGGATCGTCCCCGTCACAAAGAGCTAATTCAAGAAATCCGTCAAGCTGGCGCCAGAGTGCGACTGATCAGCGATGGTGACGTTTCTGCTGCCATCTGCTGTGGCTTTGCTGGAACAAACATTCACGCCCTCATGGGAATCGGAGCCGCACCAGAAGGCGTAATTTCTGCTGCTGCAATGCGCTGCTTGGGCGGACACTTCCAAGGCCAGCTGATCTACGATCCAGAGGTAGTCAAAACAGGCTTGATTGGCGAAAGCAAAGAAAGCAATATCGCACGGTTGACATCAATGGGCATTACCAGCCCAGACAAAGTGTACAACGCCGAAGAACTCGCCTGTGGCAACACGGTTCTGTTTGCAGCTTGCGGTATTACCCCAGGTACGCTGATGGAAGGCGTGCGTTTCTTCAGCGGTGGCGCACGGACTCAGAGCTTGGTAATCTCCAGCCAGTCGCAGACGGCGCGATTTGTTGACACCATCCATATGTTTGAAAAACCCAAGTCGCTGCAATTGCGGTAA
- a CDS encoding glutamyl-tRNA reductase gives MNIAVVGLSHKTAPVEVREKLSIPEASCESAIAQLTSYPHIQEVAILSTCNRLEIYIVARETEQGVREVTQFLSDHSKLPLHHLRHHLFVLLHTDAVMHLMRVAGGLDSLVLGEGQILAQVKHTHKLGQQYNGIGSLLNRLFKQALTAGKRVRTETSIGTGAVSISSAAVELAQLKAQNLAACRVAIIGAGKMSRLLVQHLLAKGAVQISIVNRSVKRAEELASQFPEASLQIYELGEMTGAIATSDIVFTSTAATEPLLDRSKLEATLEPNRRLMVFDISVPRNVDADVNELDNVYAFNVDDLKAVVAQNQESRRRLAMEAEGLLEEEVEAFEVWWRSLETVPTISCLRDKMETIRAQELEKALSRLGSEFADKHQEIIEALTRGIVNKILHDPMVQLRSQQDIEARRKAMQALQTLFNLDVGEQFS, from the coding sequence ATGAATATTGCAGTCGTGGGGCTAAGTCATAAGACGGCACCAGTGGAAGTGCGGGAAAAACTGAGCATTCCAGAAGCTAGTTGTGAAAGCGCGATCGCTCAACTAACCAGCTACCCGCACATCCAAGAAGTTGCTATCCTCAGCACCTGTAACCGCCTAGAAATTTATATCGTTGCTAGGGAAACTGAACAGGGAGTGCGCGAAGTCACCCAGTTTCTCTCCGATCACAGCAAATTACCCTTACATCATCTGCGGCATCACCTGTTTGTTTTATTACACACCGATGCCGTCATGCACCTGATGCGGGTAGCAGGTGGGTTAGATAGTCTGGTGCTGGGAGAAGGCCAAATTCTCGCTCAAGTCAAACATACTCACAAACTGGGACAGCAATACAATGGCATTGGCAGCCTGCTGAACCGTTTGTTCAAACAAGCGCTCACGGCTGGAAAGCGGGTTCGCACGGAAACAAGTATCGGGACTGGTGCTGTCTCCATTAGTTCGGCGGCTGTGGAGTTAGCGCAGTTGAAAGCGCAAAATTTAGCTGCTTGTCGAGTAGCAATTATCGGCGCTGGCAAAATGTCGCGACTCTTGGTGCAACACTTATTAGCTAAGGGAGCAGTCCAGATATCAATTGTGAACCGCAGTGTAAAACGGGCGGAAGAATTGGCGAGCCAGTTCCCAGAAGCAAGCCTGCAAATTTATGAGCTTGGGGAAATGACGGGGGCGATCGCTACCTCTGATATAGTCTTCACCAGCACCGCCGCGACAGAACCCCTGCTGGATCGGTCGAAGTTGGAAGCAACTCTCGAACCCAATCGCCGTTTGATGGTATTCGACATCTCAGTACCGCGCAACGTGGATGCTGATGTTAACGAGCTGGATAACGTATATGCATTCAATGTCGATGACTTGAAAGCGGTAGTGGCTCAAAACCAGGAAAGTCGGCGGCGTCTGGCGATGGAAGCCGAAGGATTGCTCGAAGAAGAGGTGGAAGCTTTTGAAGTGTGGTGGCGCAGTTTGGAAACGGTTCCAACTATTAGCTGCTTGCGCGACAAAATGGAAACCATCCGCGCTCAAGAATTAGAAAAAGCCCTATCTCGCCTGGGTTCTGAGTTTGCTGACAAACATCAAGAAATCATCGAGGCACTAACACGCGGAATTGTAAATAAGATTCTGCACGATCCGATGGTGCAACTGCGATCGCAGCAAGATATCGAAGCTAGGCGCAAAGCTATGCAAGCGCTGCAAACGCTGTTTAACCTAGATGTAGGCGAACAGTTTAGCTAA
- a CDS encoding ABC transporter substrate-binding protein/permease: MPQRKWLFLILFSATLAITLLVGGLRSDRVFAQKGSDSKQKLVMVTSADYPPYEFRDTATGSADIIGFDVDIAKNIALQLGFELEIKDTDFSGIIPALQSGRADFAMAGMTPTAERRKNVDFSDIYYEAKNTIVAKKGSNFTKPEDLAGKKVGVQLGSTQEKAAKEFKDVKLVALNKTGEIIQEVKSKRIAAAIIEDTIAKGFIANNPDLEFNTIPNKGEAGSAIAFPKGSNRVNDFNRVLAQMKQSGEIEILVKKWFENQGKTEPPASSSSLSFAKITSRIPFILEGILVTLQFTAISAVLGFIWGTILSLFKISTIKPLLWFATAYTSIFRGTPLLLQIALVYYATPQLTGFNIPALLAGVITFTLNSGAYISETIRGGILAVDKGQREAALSLGVPYRPMMLDVILPQAIKNILPALVNESIALLKDSALVSTIGVTDLLRRAQIVGAEQYIYFEPLLFAGAIYYLMVMSLTWGGYALERRLQRSS, translated from the coding sequence ATGCCACAAAGGAAATGGCTATTTTTAATTTTATTTTCTGCCACTCTAGCTATAACTTTGCTGGTTGGGGGTTTGAGAAGCGATCGCGTCTTCGCGCAAAAGGGAAGCGATTCTAAACAAAAATTAGTGATGGTTACTTCCGCTGACTATCCACCTTATGAGTTTCGAGACACTGCAACTGGTAGTGCTGATATTATCGGCTTTGACGTAGACATTGCTAAAAATATTGCGCTTCAGTTAGGGTTTGAACTTGAAATTAAAGATACAGACTTCAGCGGTATAATTCCTGCATTGCAGTCGGGTCGTGCTGACTTTGCTATGGCTGGTATGACTCCGACAGCAGAACGCAGGAAAAATGTAGATTTCTCCGATATTTACTACGAAGCCAAAAATACAATTGTTGCGAAAAAAGGTAGCAACTTTACCAAGCCAGAAGATTTAGCAGGGAAAAAAGTCGGAGTTCAGTTGGGTTCGACTCAAGAAAAAGCAGCGAAAGAATTTAAGGATGTAAAGCTTGTAGCGCTTAATAAGACTGGGGAAATAATCCAAGAAGTTAAGTCAAAGCGGATCGCCGCTGCAATTATAGAAGATACAATCGCGAAGGGTTTTATCGCCAACAATCCAGATTTGGAATTTAACACGATTCCAAATAAGGGGGAAGCTGGCTCTGCGATCGCATTTCCCAAAGGCTCCAATCGAGTCAATGACTTCAACCGCGTATTGGCGCAAATGAAGCAGAGCGGTGAAATAGAAATTCTAGTTAAAAAGTGGTTTGAAAATCAGGGCAAAACTGAACCCCCCGCTAGCAGTTCAAGCTTATCTTTTGCCAAAATAACTTCCCGGATTCCTTTTATTCTAGAAGGAATATTAGTTACCTTACAATTCACAGCAATATCGGCAGTTTTGGGGTTCATCTGGGGAACCATTCTGTCTTTGTTTAAGATTTCCACGATTAAGCCACTGCTTTGGTTTGCTACAGCCTACACATCAATATTTCGAGGCACGCCGCTACTATTGCAAATAGCTTTAGTCTATTACGCAACGCCTCAACTAACTGGATTTAATATTCCCGCCTTATTAGCAGGCGTAATTACCTTTACTTTAAACTCAGGAGCTTACATTTCTGAGACAATTCGTGGCGGTATTCTTGCAGTTGACAAAGGACAACGGGAAGCGGCTTTATCCTTGGGTGTTCCCTACAGACCGATGATGCTAGATGTGATATTGCCGCAGGCGATAAAAAATATTTTGCCAGCGTTGGTGAATGAGAGTATTGCACTGCTCAAAGACTCGGCGTTAGTTTCCACAATTGGTGTCACCGACTTATTGCGCCGTGCCCAAATTGTAGGAGCAGAGCAATATATTTACTTTGAACCTCTGTTATTTGCTGGTGCGATTTACTATTTGATGGTTATGAGTTTAACATGGGGGGGCTATGCGCTCGAACGAAGATTACAACGCAGCAGTTAA
- a CDS encoding 1-acyl-sn-glycerol-3-phosphate acyltransferase — MTQLDSSEQNIETTTPGKSVPFSPGLSPWLPRIVYPLGRYVVMPFYFGRMEVSGQEHIPKTGPVILAPTHRSRWDAFVVPYAAGRLVTGRDLRPMVSANEMKGPQGWVIRRMGGFPVDTEQPGIGSFRYGVELLHKGEMVVIFPEGGIYQDNRVHPLKRGLARIALQVESSSPGLGVKILPISIIYSERVPHWRCDFTVNIGSPLNVADYCNVSPRLGSQKLTADLEATLKQLDGERAIAPSPIQSSTSLENVPSAQL; from the coding sequence ATGACTCAGCTCGACTCCTCAGAACAGAACATAGAGACGACAACACCAGGTAAGAGTGTTCCTTTTAGTCCCGGCCTTTCCCCCTGGCTACCCCGCATCGTCTATCCGCTGGGACGTTACGTTGTGATGCCCTTTTACTTTGGCAGGATGGAAGTTTCTGGGCAGGAGCATATTCCCAAAACCGGGCCAGTTATTCTAGCTCCAACCCATCGGTCTCGCTGGGATGCGTTTGTAGTACCTTACGCGGCAGGTAGACTGGTCACGGGGCGCGATCTGCGACCTATGGTTTCAGCTAATGAAATGAAGGGGCCGCAAGGCTGGGTCATTCGACGCATGGGCGGGTTTCCTGTGGATACCGAGCAACCAGGTATTGGCAGTTTCCGTTATGGAGTAGAGCTACTCCATAAGGGAGAAATGGTTGTTATTTTTCCAGAGGGCGGCATCTATCAGGATAATCGCGTTCATCCTCTCAAGCGGGGTCTGGCTCGGATCGCTCTGCAAGTTGAATCTAGCAGTCCAGGATTGGGTGTGAAAATTCTCCCCATCAGTATTATTTACAGCGAACGAGTACCGCACTGGCGCTGCGATTTTACAGTAAATATCGGTAGCCCTTTGAATGTGGCTGATTATTGCAATGTATCGCCTAGACTTGGTTCGCAAAAGCTAACTGCTGACCTGGAAGCGACGCTTAAACAGCTAGATGGTGAAAGAGCGATCGCTCCCTCTCCTATTCAATCCTCTACTTCTCTAGAAAACGTTCCCAGCGCTCAGCTGTAG
- a CDS encoding UPF0182 family protein — protein sequence MNRITRLIILLLGVWLAFDLVAHLAADVFWFQEVGYLKSFLLRVRTQLVLWAIALSVSGAFLLLNLTLAERLKYSQESSPISPEFGVRSPESLFTPQHSVLSPKSSLLNLRSLLPIVVGLSLLIGLMLLHYGQIAATYWHPNLSFEISPPLPARFKLDLIWPLGKQVLSQVGPLGFVLAAAVLVLIYPQFVLRAIALAISLVFGLVLSANWARMLQYFQPTTFKSVDPLFEKDISFYVFKLPAWELLEFWLFGLFLFCIVAVTLLYLLSGDSLSQGRFPGFSRPQLRHLYGLGSLLMLALALRYWLKRYELLYSPIGAIYGSGYTESNLLLPIHTILSIFSLVSAAFLLWRMLFWFRSKGRVQRWPLLALGVYVVVGALAGGALPAVVQRLIVQPNELLRERPYLERSIALTRAAFDLQNIEVKIFDPQGELSAADLKKNDKTIRNIRLWDTNPLLKTNQQLQQIRLYYKFLDADIDRYTLKINDVDTDKQQVIIAARELDYNAVPEEAKTWVNKHLIYTHGYGFTLSPVNKVAPGGLPDYYVKDIATNANPTTALGTSNDRIRASIPIGIPRIYYGELTNTYVMTPTRAAELDYPSGNENVYNTYDGSGGVAIGALWQRLLFAEYLKDWQMLFTRNFTPQTKLLFRRNIRDRVRAIAPFLRFDKNPYLIVADADKEREKTDSQQNNLYWIIDAYTTSDRYPYSDPGKNEFNYIRNSVKVVINAYNGDVNFYAADPQDPIIKTWSAIFPDLLKPLDTMPATLRSHLRYPVDFFNIQSERLLAYHMTDPQVFYNREDLWQVPTEIYGSEPRPVQPYYLIMKLPTEYEEEFILLLPFTPTQRTNLIAWLAARSDGSEYGKLLLYQFPKQQLVYGTEQIEALINQDPEISQQISLWNRQGSRAIQGNLLVIPIEKSLLYVEPLYLEAEQNSLPTLVRVIVVYENRIVMAETLERALQAIFQPAKPSAPAIIRPVPKDSAA from the coding sequence ATGAACAGAATTACTCGACTTATTATACTGCTGCTAGGAGTGTGGCTAGCTTTCGATCTAGTCGCTCACCTGGCAGCAGATGTTTTTTGGTTTCAGGAAGTTGGATATTTAAAGTCATTTCTGCTGAGGGTAAGAACTCAACTCGTATTATGGGCGATCGCGCTTAGCGTTTCAGGTGCATTTTTACTTCTCAATTTGACCCTGGCAGAGCGATTAAAATATTCCCAAGAAAGCTCCCCCATAAGTCCAGAGTTCGGAGTCCGGAGTCCGGAGTCTTTATTCACTCCTCAGCACTCAGTTCTAAGTCCTAAGTCATCGCTTCTAAATTTGCGATCGCTGTTGCCCATAGTGGTGGGATTGAGTTTGCTGATTGGGTTGATGCTACTCCACTATGGTCAAATAGCAGCAACCTATTGGCATCCTAATCTCAGTTTTGAAATATCTCCTCCCCTACCAGCGAGATTTAAACTCGATTTGATTTGGCCTTTGGGTAAGCAAGTATTGTCTCAAGTAGGCCCGCTTGGTTTTGTCTTAGCAGCGGCGGTGCTGGTGTTGATTTATCCTCAGTTTGTGTTGAGAGCGATCGCCCTAGCCATAAGTTTAGTTTTTGGTCTGGTGCTGTCAGCAAACTGGGCGAGGATGTTGCAATATTTCCAGCCCACAACTTTTAAAAGCGTTGACCCCTTATTTGAAAAAGATATTAGCTTTTATGTTTTTAAATTACCAGCTTGGGAATTACTGGAATTTTGGCTATTCGGCCTATTTTTATTTTGTATAGTAGCAGTCACCCTGCTTTATTTACTATCAGGAGATAGCCTGAGCCAAGGTAGATTTCCTGGATTTTCGCGACCCCAGTTGCGCCACTTATACGGACTGGGTAGCTTGCTAATGCTGGCTCTTGCCCTCCGTTATTGGCTGAAGCGCTATGAATTGCTGTATTCACCTATTGGCGCGATTTACGGTTCTGGGTACACTGAATCGAACCTGCTGTTGCCAATCCATACCATTTTGAGCATATTCTCACTTGTGAGTGCAGCTTTTTTGCTATGGCGAATGCTTTTCTGGTTCAGGAGCAAAGGGCGAGTACAAAGATGGCCTTTATTGGCGCTAGGAGTGTATGTAGTGGTCGGCGCCTTAGCAGGGGGAGCCTTACCCGCAGTAGTGCAACGTCTTATCGTTCAACCAAATGAACTGCTGCGAGAAAGGCCTTACCTAGAACGCAGTATTGCCCTAACAAGGGCAGCATTTGATTTGCAAAATATTGAAGTAAAAATCTTCGATCCGCAAGGAGAACTAAGCGCTGCTGACCTAAAGAAGAACGACAAGACGATTCGCAATATTCGCCTCTGGGATACGAATCCCCTCCTGAAAACTAATCAGCAGTTACAACAAATCCGGCTTTACTACAAATTTTTAGATGCTGATATTGACAGATACACCCTGAAGATAAACGATGTAGATACAGACAAGCAACAAGTCATTATTGCTGCTAGAGAGTTAGATTACAATGCGGTTCCAGAAGAAGCCAAGACTTGGGTTAACAAACATTTAATTTATACTCATGGTTACGGTTTTACCCTTAGTCCTGTGAATAAAGTCGCCCCAGGCGGACTTCCAGATTATTATGTTAAAGATATTGCCACAAATGCAAATCCTACCACCGCTTTAGGGACATCAAACGATCGCATTCGAGCGAGTATTCCTATTGGCATACCCCGGATTTACTACGGTGAACTTACTAACACCTATGTAATGACCCCAACTAGAGCTGCTGAGTTAGACTATCCCAGCGGCAACGAAAATGTCTACAACACGTATGATGGCAGCGGCGGGGTAGCAATTGGAGCTTTGTGGCAGCGCCTGTTATTTGCCGAGTATTTAAAAGACTGGCAGATGCTTTTTACCCGTAATTTTACGCCGCAAACAAAGCTTCTATTCCGCCGGAATATTAGAGATAGAGTTCGCGCGATCGCTCCTTTTTTGCGCTTCGATAAAAACCCCTATTTAATAGTTGCTGACGCCGATAAGGAGCGTGAAAAAACAGATAGCCAACAAAATAATCTTTACTGGATTATCGATGCATATACTACGAGCGATCGCTATCCCTATTCCGACCCTGGCAAAAACGAATTTAACTACATCCGCAATTCCGTCAAAGTTGTCATCAATGCCTACAACGGTGATGTTAATTTCTATGCTGCCGATCCCCAAGACCCCATCATTAAGACCTGGAGTGCAATTTTCCCCGACTTGCTAAAACCTCTGGATACCATGCCAGCTACCCTCCGCAGTCATCTGCGTTATCCGGTGGACTTTTTTAACATCCAATCCGAACGTTTGCTGGCTTATCACATGACAGATCCGCAAGTATTCTACAACCGGGAAGACCTTTGGCAAGTTCCCACTGAGATTTATGGCAGCGAACCTCGACCAGTGCAGCCTTATTATCTAATTATGAAGCTGCCAACAGAGTACGAGGAAGAGTTTATTTTGCTCCTTCCTTTTACTCCTACGCAACGTACTAATTTAATTGCCTGGTTGGCGGCGCGTTCGGATGGTTCAGAATACGGCAAGTTATTGTTATATCAATTTCCCAAGCAACAACTGGTCTACGGAACTGAGCAAATTGAAGCTTTGATTAACCAAGATCCGGAAATATCCCAGCAAATTTCCTTGTGGAATCGCCAAGGTTCGAGAGCAATTCAGGGGAATTTATTGGTAATTCCGATTGAAAAATCTCTACTTTATGTTGAACCACTTTATCTAGAAGCAGAACAAAATAGTCTGCCGACATTAGTAAGAGTAATTGTTGTCTACGAGAACCGCATCGTTATGGCTGAAACACTCGAACGGGCGCTGCAAGCAATTTTTCAACCAGCCAAACCCTCGGCGCCAGCAATTATTCGACCAGTGCCAAAAGATAGCGCAGCCTGA